In the genome of Triticum urartu cultivar G1812 chromosome 5, Tu2.1, whole genome shotgun sequence, one region contains:
- the LOC125555429 gene encoding uncharacterized protein LOC125555429 — MGESRGSISFFGTYRPPVPLGIFSCPIDPPPSSYEDELLLTDDESYNQNGHAIPAAALREILAFMGKKNPKMASDCGATLEDVDKGHVTGLVFVSERDRGLETLHLALRRPATGQVVKVLSLLGDIYGVGGGVRMEDSGCIAGGFTVNGGRCAVGHSLVYVSTKEPAKTRRTPWTVVYRTDLADGKTERLTPLGQYDLSPAVSPSGKMVAVANFHGNRWNGEIENLKTQIVIMNVDKGAQGRLGRKVVIKDGGWPTWGSDNVIFFHRGFDQNPPTNTAAWAVFRYDIATGREERVTPVGMDAMTPAAISETRVAVAFIGEKSKQVQKMVDRVESQYRHIQIFDTATTEKPPVKITQMMRREGDHYNPFVLDGGSRIGYHRCRTDKLRPIMIKDNNKITSIERKFDKVQSHHADVGLFRVTGVFPSISKNGKKLAFVDNEFKAVWLADSQGGLRIVYKVRKEKSVFSTSWNQNDELDTLYVCEGPAFTIDEPVQIMRIPDVSAPGRRRALPLTDKPFNCAFPSTNAMGDKLVFRSSRDRVGGERKHKNLFIIDAIKGEALGVDQLTDGPWTDTHCSWSPREGCDWIVFSSSGRPEKDVFKPAGEPELDHGLDPGYFAVYLVSAKDKVKGVVPVPVRVIYSAPTIAGHINHPVFSPDMMSIVFAADLAAVSADPISMPHFTHSVRPYGDIFSVNLIDTEDMAKNKDIQKFHRVTHSRYEYSTPTWSGRADDELDPNTKWKMLESWHDDFQPRCPYVGGQAGQKESWHMTGHLSIDKRCC; from the exons ATGGGGGAGAGCCGCGGCAGCATCTCCTTCTTCGGGACCTACAGGCCACCGGTGCCCCTGGGCATCTTCTCCTGCCCCATTGATCCGCCGCCATCCTCTTACGAGGACGAGCTGCTGCTCACCGACGACGAGTCCTACAACCAGAACGGGCATGCCATCCCGGCGGCCGCGCTCAGGGAGATCCTGGCCTTCATGGGAAAGAAGAACCCCAAGATGGCCTCCGACTGCGGCGCCACCCTGGAGGACGTGGACAAGGGCCATGTCACCGGCCTGGTCTTCGTCTCCGAGAGGGACCGCGGCCTCGAGACGCTGCACCTGGCCCTGCGCCGCCCCGCCACCGGCCAGGTGGTGAAGGTGCTGAGCCTGCTGGGTGACATCTATGGCGTCGGTGGCGGTGTGCGCATGGAGGACAGCGGCTGCATCGCCGGCGGCTTCACGGTGAACGGCGGACGCTGCGCCGTCGGCCACTCGCTCGTGTACGTGTCCACGAAGGAGCCGGCGAAAACACGGCGCACCCCGTGGACCGTGGTGTACAGGACCGACCTTGCCGACGGCAAGACCGAGCGCCTCACGCCACTGGGCCAGTACGACCTGAGCCCGGCCGTGTCACCGTCCGGGAAGATGGTCGCGGTGGCCAACTTCCACGGTAACAGGTGGAACGGCGAGATCGAGAACCTCAAGACCCAGATCGTGATCATGAACGTGGACAAGGGGGCGCAGGGACGCCTGGGCCGCAAGGTTGTGATCAAGGACGGCGGGTGGCCGACATGGGGAAGCGACAACGTCATCTTCTTCCACCGAGGGTTCGACCAAAACCCGCCCACCAACACCGCAGCGTGGGCCGTGTTCCGGTACGACATCGCCACCGGCAGGGAAGAGCGGGTAACCCCGGTAGGCATGGACGCCATGACCCCGGCGGCCATCAGCGAGACCAGAGTGGCCGTGGCGTTCATCGGGGAGAAATCCAAGCAAGTCCAGAAGATGGTGGACCGCGTGGAGTCGCAGTACCGGCACATCCAGATTTTCGACACGGCCACGACGGAGAAGCCGCCCGTGAAGATCACCCAGATGATGAGGAGGGAAGGGGACCACTACAACCCCTTCGTGCTCGATGGCGGCAGCCGCATCGGCTACCACCGCTGCAGAACCGATAAGCTACGACCCATCATGATCAAG GATAATAATAAAATCACAAGCATCGAGAGGAAGTTCGACAAGGTGCAGTCGCACCATGCGGATGTGGGGCTGTTCAGGGTGACGGGCGTGTTCCCGTCAATCTCCAAGAACGGCAAGAAGCTGGCCTTCGTGGACAACGAGTTCAAGGCCGTGTGgctggccgacagccaaggcggCCTGCGCATCGTCTACAAGGTGAGGAAAGAGAAGAGCGTCTTCTCCACGTCGTGGAACCAGAACGACGAGCTGGACACGCTCTACGTCTGCGAAGGCCCGGCCTTCACCATCGATGAGCCGGTGCAGATCATGAGGATCCCCGACGTGTCCGCCCCCGGGAGGCGGAGGGCGCTGCCCCTCACCGACAAGCCCTTCAACTGCGCCTTCCCGTCCACCAACGCCATGGGGGACAAGCTCGTGTTCCGCTCCAGCAGGGACAGGGTGGGAGGGGAGAGGAAGCACAAGAACCTCTTCATCATCGACGCCATCAAAGGGGAGGCTCTCGGCGTGGACCAGCTCACGGACGGGCCGTGGACGGATACCCACTGCAGCTGGTCGCCCAGGGAAGGCTGCGACTGGATCGTCTTCTCCTCCTCCGGCAGGCCGGAGAAGGACGTCTTCAAGCCGGCCGGCGAGCCGGAGCTGGACCACGGCCTGGACCCCGGCTACTTCGCCGTCTACCTGGTGAGCGCCAAGGACAAGGTCAAGGGGGTGGTGCCGGTGCCTGTGCGCGTGATCTACAGCGCGCCAACCATTGCGGGCCACATCAACCACCCTGTGTTCAGCCCCGACATGATGAGCATCGTCTTCGCCGCCGACCTCGCCGCCGTCTCCGCCGACCCCATCTCCATGCCACACTTCACGCACTCGGTCAGGCCCTACGGCGACATCTTCTCCGTCAACCTTATAGACACAGAGGACATGGCCAAGAACAAGGACATCCAGAAGTTCCACCGCGTCACGCACAGCCGCTACGAGTACTCCACGCCTACATGGTCCGGCCGTGCCGACGACGAGCTCGACCCCAACACCAAGTGGAAGATGCTGGAAAGCTGGCACGACGACTTCCAGCCCCGGTGCCCCTACGTCGGCGGCCAAGCTGGCCAGAAGGAGAGCTGGCACATGACCGGACACCTCTCCATTGATAAAAGGTGCTGCTAA